The Aquidulcibacter paucihalophilus genome has a window encoding:
- a CDS encoding aconitase family protein → MTQEAVPARFILRGSAFGGILATDEPLSFWGGVDPATGRIIDVHHPLHGQCLTGKVLVMPLSRGSCTGSGVLLDLVLSGRGPAALVFREAEDVLTLGALVAEGMFSASLPVLRLAPGPFSRLAREAEARIGPDGLEAGGLRLALSPPLTTALELSEADRAMLDGDAGEAAAQAMRILCAMAANQGATRLVDVSQGHIDGCIYASPANLVFAEAMADLGGTVRIPTTMNAISVDRQNWRAQGVSPDFGLPAQRLADAYVRMGCRPSFTCAPYLLDTAPEADEVIAWSESNAVIYANSVLGARTAKHPDFLDLCIALTGRTPLAGVYLDAARKARRIIDVDLPEGVDDGFWPLIGYLAGQRAPDRIPLLRGLASGQPSRDDLKALCAAFGTTSASPMLHIEGVTPEADGAATADADHVSITRDDLRAAWAQLNGGPAAVELVAIGSPHASLRECRDLAEGLAGRRRHPLTHVIVTAGREVIGQAAAEGLLARLRASGVQVVPDICWCSISEPVFPPVTRTVMTNSGKYAHYGPGLSGRAVRLGSLSDCITAALTGSAAPRQPDWLA, encoded by the coding sequence ATGACCCAAGAAGCCGTTCCGGCGCGATTCATCCTTCGGGGCAGCGCCTTCGGTGGCATCCTGGCGACCGACGAACCGCTGAGCTTCTGGGGCGGTGTCGATCCCGCCACGGGGCGGATCATCGATGTGCATCACCCGCTTCACGGCCAGTGCCTGACGGGCAAGGTTCTGGTCATGCCGTTGAGCCGCGGCTCCTGCACTGGAAGTGGTGTCCTTCTGGACCTGGTTCTGAGTGGGCGCGGGCCCGCGGCCCTGGTCTTCCGCGAGGCCGAGGATGTGCTGACCCTCGGGGCCCTCGTCGCTGAAGGGATGTTCAGCGCCTCGCTCCCGGTCCTGCGCCTCGCGCCCGGGCCGTTCAGCCGGCTGGCGCGCGAGGCCGAGGCGCGCATCGGTCCTGACGGGCTTGAAGCGGGCGGCCTGCGACTGGCCCTCTCCCCACCGCTGACGACCGCGCTGGAGCTCTCCGAGGCCGACCGGGCGATGCTGGACGGCGACGCGGGCGAAGCCGCGGCCCAGGCCATGCGCATCCTGTGCGCGATGGCGGCCAATCAGGGGGCCACGCGTCTGGTCGACGTCTCGCAGGGCCATATCGACGGCTGCATCTATGCCAGTCCCGCCAATCTGGTCTTTGCCGAAGCGATGGCGGACCTGGGCGGGACGGTCCGCATCCCCACGACGATGAACGCGATTTCGGTCGATCGGCAGAACTGGCGGGCCCAGGGCGTTTCGCCCGATTTCGGCCTGCCCGCGCAACGGTTGGCGGATGCCTATGTCCGAATGGGCTGCCGCCCCAGCTTCACCTGCGCGCCCTATCTGCTGGACACGGCACCGGAGGCCGATGAGGTAATCGCCTGGTCGGAGTCCAATGCGGTGATCTATGCCAACTCCGTGCTGGGCGCGCGGACGGCGAAACACCCTGACTTCCTCGACCTGTGCATCGCCCTGACCGGGCGGACGCCGCTTGCCGGGGTCTACCTCGATGCGGCGCGCAAGGCCCGGCGGATCATTGATGTCGATCTGCCCGAGGGGGTCGACGACGGGTTCTGGCCGCTGATCGGCTATCTGGCGGGGCAGCGGGCTCCCGACCGGATTCCGCTGCTGCGTGGACTGGCCTCCGGGCAGCCCTCACGCGACGATCTGAAGGCCCTGTGCGCCGCCTTCGGGACCACCTCGGCCTCGCCGATGCTGCACATCGAGGGGGTAACGCCCGAGGCGGACGGTGCGGCGACGGCGGACGCGGACCACGTCTCCATCACCCGGGACGATCTGCGGGCCGCCTGGGCCCAGCTGAATGGCGGACCGGCCGCTGTTGAACTGGTGGCGATCGGCAGCCCGCATGCCTCGCTCCGGGAATGCCGGGACCTGGCGGAAGGTCTGGCGGGCCGCCGGCGTCATCCCCTGACCCATGTGATTGTCACGGCTGGACGGGAGGTGATCGGCCAGGCCGCTGCCGAAGGCCTTCTGGCGCGCCTGCGGGCCTCCGGCGTCCAGGTCGTTCCTGACATCTGCTGGTGCTCGATTTCGGAGCCGGTCTTTCCGCCCGTGACCCGGACCGTGATGACCAATTCCGGAAAATACGCCCATTACGGCCCCGGGCTGAGCGGCCGGGCGGTGCGCCTGGGCAGTCTGTCGGACTGCATCACAGCGGCGCTGACCGGAAGCGCCGCGCCGCGACAGCCCGACTGGCTGGCCTGA
- a CDS encoding ABC transporter ATP-binding protein, with translation MSRPVLSVRGVTRTYDTASGGLTVLKGVDLDVMPGEVVGLIGPSGSGKSSLLHAAGLLERPTSGEIRIDGADVGGLDERARTHIRLASIGFVYQFHHLLAEFDARDNVALPLRIAGVGQAQARERAGEVLTALGLGERLTHQPAQLSGGEQQRVAVARALANRPRLLLADEPTGNLDPATSQSVFEALQRLVKDTGVAALIATHNMELAGHMDRVFALKDGHLEERPAESHAY, from the coding sequence ATGAGTAGGCCTGTTCTGTCCGTTCGCGGGGTCACCCGCACCTATGACACCGCCTCGGGTGGCCTGACGGTGCTCAAGGGCGTTGATCTCGACGTCATGCCCGGCGAGGTCGTGGGACTGATCGGGCCGTCGGGCTCGGGCAAGTCCTCCTTGCTCCACGCCGCCGGCCTGCTGGAACGGCCGACCTCGGGCGAGATCCGCATCGACGGTGCCGATGTCGGCGGTCTCGACGAGCGGGCGCGGACCCACATCCGCCTCGCCAGCATCGGCTTCGTCTACCAGTTCCACCATCTGCTGGCCGAGTTCGACGCGCGGGACAACGTGGCCCTGCCGCTTCGTATCGCCGGTGTCGGCCAGGCCCAGGCCCGCGAACGGGCCGGCGAAGTGCTGACCGCCCTCGGCCTTGGCGAGCGCCTGACCCACCAGCCCGCCCAATTGTCCGGCGGGGAGCAACAGCGGGTCGCCGTGGCCCGCGCCCTGGCCAACCGTCCGCGTCTGCTGCTGGCCGACGAGCCGACGGGCAACCTTGACCCCGCCACCAGCCAGAGCGTGTTCGAGGCCCTGCAACGGCTGGTCAAGGACACGGGCGTCGCCGCCCTGATCGCCACCCACAACATGGAGCTGGCGGGCCATATGGACCGGGTCTTCGCCCTGAAGGACGGCCATCTGGAAGAACGACCGGCGGAGAGCCACGCCTACTGA
- a CDS encoding lipoprotein-releasing ABC transporter permease subunit: MTDVPAALKPTKPAGPFSAWEFELALRYLRARRKEGGIALIAIISYVAIALAVMALIIVMSIMAGFRNELLDRMLSFNGHMYVQGQVLVDPDREAAVTRIAAVPGVVSVSPLTENQALVRAAGQTTGAVVRGIRPQDLDSMSYVFDSLTPAARRAFGEGAYGGDNILIGKALAESMGLRIGDPITLYSPTGADSAFGNLGGLEKTYRVGGVFTSGTADFDRAFLFMPLEQAQLFFGKEGVWDVIELKVAEPDRVGELTQAVRAASGRSAIVSDWRDRLAAFWGALKVERVAMSIILGLVVAIAALNIISGIVMLVKNKTRDIAILRTVGASQSSMLRIFFIAGAAIGVAGTVTGLVLGLVFCLNIGAIQHFLEWVLGVQLFNADVYMLDSIPAEVDAMDVVWVTLWSVFMSCVASLLPSWRAAKMDPVEALRYE; the protein is encoded by the coding sequence ATGACGGATGTTCCGGCGGCCCTGAAGCCGACGAAGCCCGCGGGGCCGTTCTCTGCCTGGGAGTTCGAACTGGCGCTGCGCTATCTGCGCGCCCGGCGGAAAGAGGGCGGCATCGCCCTGATCGCCATCATCTCCTATGTCGCGATCGCCCTGGCGGTCATGGCCCTGATCATCGTCATGAGCATCATGGCCGGGTTCCGGAACGAGCTGCTGGACCGGATGCTGTCCTTCAACGGCCATATGTACGTCCAGGGCCAGGTGCTGGTTGATCCCGACCGGGAGGCTGCGGTCACGCGCATCGCCGCCGTTCCCGGCGTGGTCAGCGTCTCGCCCCTGACCGAGAACCAGGCGCTGGTGCGGGCTGCGGGCCAGACGACCGGCGCCGTCGTGCGCGGCATCCGTCCGCAGGACCTGGACTCCATGTCCTATGTCTTCGACAGCCTGACGCCGGCGGCGCGACGTGCCTTCGGCGAGGGCGCCTATGGCGGCGACAATATCCTGATCGGCAAGGCCCTCGCCGAGAGCATGGGGCTGCGTATCGGCGATCCGATCACCCTGTATTCGCCCACCGGCGCGGACAGCGCCTTCGGCAATCTCGGGGGCCTTGAGAAGACCTACCGCGTGGGCGGGGTGTTCACCTCGGGCACGGCCGATTTCGACCGCGCCTTCCTGTTCATGCCGCTGGAACAGGCCCAGCTCTTCTTCGGCAAGGAGGGCGTCTGGGACGTCATCGAGCTGAAGGTCGCGGAGCCGGACCGGGTTGGCGAGCTGACGCAGGCCGTGCGCGCGGCGTCGGGCCGCAGCGCCATCGTCAGCGACTGGCGCGACCGTCTGGCCGCCTTCTGGGGCGCGCTCAAGGTTGAGCGGGTGGCGATGAGCATCATCCTCGGCCTCGTCGTCGCCATCGCCGCCCTCAACATCATCTCCGGCATCGTCATGCTGGTGAAGAACAAGACCCGCGACATCGCCATCCTGCGCACGGTCGGGGCCAGCCAGTCGTCGATGCTGCGCATCTTCTTCATCGCCGGCGCCGCGATCGGTGTGGCGGGGACGGTCACCGGCCTGGTGCTGGGCCTGGTGTTCTGCCTGAACATCGGGGCGATCCAGCATTTCCTCGAGTGGGTCCTCGGCGTCCAGCTGTTCAACGCCGACGTCTATATGCTCGACTCCATCCCGGCCGAGGTCGACGCCATGGATGTGGTCTGGGTGACGCTCTGGTCCGTCTTCATGTCCTGCGTGGCCAGTCTGCTGCCGTCGTGGCGCGCCGCGAAAATGGATCCGGTTGAGGCGCTTCGTTATGAGTAG
- a CDS encoding proline--tRNA ligase has product MRLSRYFLPTLKEAPSDAQIVSHQLMLRAGLIKQEAAGIYAWLPLGLRVLNRIEQIVREEQERAGAVELLMPTLQLADLWRESGRYDAYGPEMLRITDRHERELLYGPTNEEMITDIFRGFVKSYKALPLNLFHIQWKFRDERRPRFGVMRGREFLMKDAYSFDIDEASARKAYNRMFVAYLNTFARMGLKAVPMRADTGPIGGDLSHEFIVLADTGESQVFCDRKLVEMPAPGAGVDWDDLQAIVDERTGLYAATEEMHDAGQFEGQTAEADRLTARGIEVGHIFYFGTKYSAPMKARVAGPDGKDTEVHMGSYGVGVSRLLGAIIEASHDEGGIIWPDSVAPFDVVVINLRVNDEAVCAACEEAVAKLEALGKDVLYDDTDERPGGKFATADLIGIPWQLTIGPKGVAEGLVELKRRATGEKVSIPLDEALAKVRG; this is encoded by the coding sequence ATGCGCCTGTCGCGCTATTTCCTGCCCACGCTCAAAGAGGCGCCTTCGGACGCCCAGATCGTTTCACACCAGCTGATGCTGCGCGCCGGCCTGATCAAACAGGAGGCCGCGGGCATCTACGCCTGGCTGCCGCTGGGGCTGCGGGTGCTGAACCGGATCGAGCAGATCGTGCGCGAGGAGCAGGAGCGGGCAGGGGCCGTCGAGCTGCTGATGCCGACCCTGCAACTGGCGGACCTGTGGCGCGAGAGCGGGCGGTATGACGCCTACGGCCCGGAGATGCTGCGCATCACCGACCGGCACGAGCGCGAGCTGCTGTACGGGCCCACCAATGAGGAGATGATCACCGACATCTTCCGGGGCTTTGTGAAGAGCTACAAGGCGCTGCCGCTCAACCTCTTCCACATCCAGTGGAAGTTCCGTGACGAGCGCCGGCCGCGCTTCGGCGTGATGCGTGGGCGCGAGTTCCTGATGAAGGACGCCTACAGCTTCGACATCGACGAGGCCTCGGCCCGCAAGGCCTACAACCGGATGTTCGTGGCCTATCTGAACACCTTCGCCCGGATGGGGCTGAAGGCCGTGCCGATGCGCGCCGACACCGGACCGATCGGTGGCGACCTGAGCCACGAGTTCATCGTCCTCGCCGACACCGGCGAAAGCCAGGTGTTCTGCGACCGCAAGCTGGTGGAGATGCCGGCACCGGGCGCGGGCGTGGACTGGGACGACCTGCAGGCCATCGTCGACGAGCGGACGGGGCTCTATGCCGCCACCGAGGAGATGCACGACGCCGGCCAGTTCGAAGGCCAGACGGCCGAGGCCGACCGCTTGACGGCGCGCGGCATCGAGGTCGGACATATCTTCTATTTCGGCACCAAATATTCGGCACCGATGAAGGCCAGGGTCGCGGGGCCGGACGGCAAGGACACCGAGGTCCACATGGGCAGCTACGGCGTCGGGGTGTCGCGCCTGCTGGGTGCCATCATCGAGGCCAGCCATGACGAGGGCGGCATCATCTGGCCGGACTCTGTGGCACCGTTCGACGTGGTCGTCATCAATCTGCGCGTCAACGACGAGGCCGTCTGCGCCGCCTGCGAGGAGGCCGTGGCCAAGCTGGAGGCGCTCGGCAAGGACGTGCTCTATGACGACACCGATGAACGGCCGGGCGGGAAATTCGCCACCGCCGACCTGATCGGCATCCCGTGGCAGCTGACGATCGGCCCCAAGGGCGTGGCCGAGGGTCTGGTCGAGCTGAAGCGCCGGGCGACCGGTGAGAAGGTCTCGATCCCGCTGGACGAGGCGCTGGCGAAGGTGCGCGGATGA
- a CDS encoding DUF2141 domain-containing protein — protein sequence MKLLSLAVASLAAALPTLAIAGPVEVRLTGVRAGGHMLVQLCAEAEGLTQCARRVRVTPTQGNMVVRFADVPPGRYAVSAFQDLDSNGRMRFNMMGTPAEPWGFSRGARGVMGPPNLSDALLTISAAGAVIPVALGL from the coding sequence ATGAAGCTGCTTTCCCTCGCCGTCGCGTCGCTCGCCGCAGCCCTTCCCACTCTCGCCATCGCCGGTCCGGTCGAGGTCCGCCTGACCGGCGTGCGAGCCGGCGGGCATATGCTGGTTCAACTTTGTGCAGAAGCCGAAGGGCTAACCCAGTGCGCGCGCCGCGTCCGGGTCACGCCCACGCAGGGCAACATGGTGGTTCGGTTCGCAGACGTTCCGCCCGGCCGCTACGCCGTCTCAGCGTTTCAGGACCTGGATTCTAACGGCCGGATGAGATTCAACATGATGGGCACCCCGGCCGAGCCCTGGGGTTTCAGCCGGGGTGCGCGTGGCGTCATGGGTCCACCGAACCTTTCCGACGCGCTCCTGACCATATCCGCCGCCGGCGCCGTCATACCCGTCGCACTGGGCCTGTGA
- a CDS encoding DUF3088 family protein, which produces MTERLFLLNPGWTDDQGGPWYCPAGAIVEGVLAFHPALRDQLEIVYLDHPRPRPPVIDLVGEDHQSCPILVLDGTFDWPEAATSATTGRRFLQDEAIIPYLAARYGIARPHP; this is translated from the coding sequence ATGACCGAACGCCTGTTTCTGCTCAATCCCGGCTGGACCGACGACCAGGGCGGTCCGTGGTACTGCCCGGCCGGTGCCATCGTCGAAGGTGTGCTGGCGTTCCATCCGGCGCTCCGCGACCAGCTGGAGATCGTCTATCTCGATCACCCGCGTCCGCGGCCGCCGGTGATCGATCTGGTCGGCGAGGACCACCAGAGCTGCCCGATCCTGGTGCTGGACGGGACCTTCGACTGGCCGGAAGCGGCGACCTCGGCGACGACCGGCCGGCGCTTCCTGCAGGACGAGGCCATCATCCCCTATCTGGCCGCCCGCTACGGGATTGCGCGACCGCATCCCTGA
- a CDS encoding DUF1467 family protein: MPIGWVTMLGVYIICWWTVLFAVLPLGTSQERHEVPTDGGQWGAPEKPDLKRKFITTTWVSALLWLLVMVLVYIGWMPLPDLAPPVP, translated from the coding sequence ATGCCGATCGGTTGGGTCACCATGCTGGGCGTCTACATCATCTGCTGGTGGACGGTCCTGTTCGCCGTCCTGCCGCTGGGAACGTCCCAGGAGCGGCACGAAGTCCCGACCGACGGGGGCCAGTGGGGTGCGCCCGAGAAGCCGGATCTGAAGCGCAAATTCATCACCACGACCTGGGTCTCGGCCTTGCTGTGGCTGCTGGTGATGGTGCTGGTCTACATCGGCTGGATGCCGCTGCCGGACCTGGCACCGCCGGTGCCCTGA
- the mce gene encoding methylmalonyl-CoA epimerase, with the protein MIGRLNHVGVATPSIEASVAMYRDMLGATKAHEPFDLPAQGVRVCFVDLPNAQIELIEPLGDDSPIHGFLAKNPRGGQHHVCFEVEDILAARDALRARGATILGTGEPRIGAHGTPIIFVHPKDMGGVLVELMETPKANHENGAH; encoded by the coding sequence ATGATCGGAAGACTGAACCACGTTGGCGTCGCCACGCCGTCTATCGAGGCCAGCGTCGCGATGTATCGCGACATGCTCGGTGCAACGAAGGCGCATGAACCGTTCGACCTGCCGGCCCAGGGGGTGCGGGTCTGTTTCGTCGACCTGCCCAATGCCCAGATCGAACTGATCGAACCGCTGGGTGACGACAGCCCGATCCATGGCTTCCTCGCGAAGAACCCGAGGGGCGGGCAGCATCACGTCTGTTTCGAGGTCGAGGACATCCTGGCCGCTCGGGACGCGCTGCGGGCGAGGGGGGCGACGATCCTGGGCACGGGCGAGCCGCGCATCGGCGCGCACGGCACGCCGATCATCTTTGTCCATCCGAAGGACATGGGCGGGGTCCTGGTCGAACTGATGGAAACGCCGAAAGCCAATCACGAGAACGGAGCGCACTGA
- a CDS encoding M20/M25/M40 family metallo-hydrolase, with amino-acid sequence MKRLLVAVSALALLAAVPAAAQDVDRVAVNGIIDQGLNHSEVMRTAAYLTDRIGGRMTNSPQMRQAEQWTAQQFRDWGLSNVRADPFDFGRGWSIVRSSARMIAPRPLDLRAIPIAWTPGTNGVISGEVIVAPMTTAADFARWRGKLAGKMVLVSRPNAGSEPTEAPFRRLTEEDLRNANTYNIPNITTPSVESLRGPDFARQLDAFLQEEGALAWVRMSQRDGGLLHGTGSGYRMDDQRLTPGMELAAEDYRRLARLALTEDARPTLELMSEVRFHEEDTNAYNILADIPGTDRSGEYVMAGAHLDSWVASDGAVDNAAGSAVVMEAARILKALGVRPKRTIRFALWSGEEQGLWGSLAYVDRYLATRAPLGDAQLDALPNGRTWRQRWPVQPREGHGDLVAYFNLDNGSGKIRGINAEGNVAAAPIFQEWLAPFNAMGATTVSMRTSGSTDHVYMQTVGVPGFQFIQDPLDYGARLHHTSIDSYDHMRAEDLRQAAVIMAAFLLNAANSDEPLPRMPVPSRPSPTDPFAFPAN; translated from the coding sequence ATGAAGCGTCTGCTCGTCGCCGTATCCGCGCTCGCCCTCCTCGCCGCCGTCCCGGCCGCCGCACAGGATGTGGACCGGGTCGCCGTCAACGGCATCATCGACCAGGGTCTGAACCACAGCGAGGTCATGCGGACGGCGGCCTATCTGACCGACCGCATCGGCGGGCGGATGACCAATTCGCCCCAGATGCGCCAGGCAGAGCAATGGACCGCCCAGCAGTTCCGCGACTGGGGACTGTCCAACGTCCGTGCGGATCCCTTTGACTTCGGCCGCGGCTGGTCGATCGTCCGTTCCAGCGCCCGCATGATCGCGCCGCGTCCGCTCGACCTGCGCGCCATCCCGATCGCCTGGACGCCGGGCACGAACGGGGTGATCAGCGGCGAGGTGATCGTGGCACCGATGACCACGGCCGCCGACTTCGCGCGCTGGCGCGGCAAGCTGGCCGGCAAGATGGTGCTGGTTTCGCGCCCGAACGCCGGCTCCGAGCCGACCGAGGCACCCTTCCGCCGCCTGACGGAAGAGGATCTGCGCAACGCCAACACCTACAATATCCCGAACATCACCACGCCGTCGGTGGAGAGCCTGCGCGGCCCGGACTTCGCCCGACAGCTGGACGCCTTCCTGCAGGAGGAGGGGGCCCTGGCCTGGGTGCGGATGTCCCAGCGCGACGGCGGCCTGCTGCACGGCACCGGCTCGGGCTACCGGATGGACGACCAGCGGCTGACGCCGGGCATGGAGCTGGCGGCTGAGGACTACCGCCGACTGGCCCGCCTGGCCCTGACCGAGGACGCGAGGCCGACGCTCGAACTGATGAGCGAGGTCCGTTTCCACGAGGAAGATACCAACGCCTACAACATTCTGGCCGACATCCCCGGGACGGACCGGTCCGGCGAATACGTCATGGCGGGTGCCCACCTCGACAGCTGGGTCGCCTCCGACGGGGCGGTCGACAACGCCGCCGGCAGCGCCGTGGTGATGGAGGCCGCGCGCATCCTCAAGGCGCTGGGCGTGCGTCCCAAGCGGACCATCCGCTTCGCCCTGTGGAGCGGGGAAGAGCAGGGGCTGTGGGGCTCGCTGGCCTATGTCGACCGCTATCTGGCCACGCGTGCACCGCTCGGCGACGCCCAGCTGGATGCCCTGCCAAACGGGCGGACCTGGCGCCAGCGCTGGCCGGTCCAGCCGCGCGAGGGCCACGGCGATCTGGTCGCCTATTTCAACCTCGACAACGGCTCGGGCAAGATCCGCGGCATCAACGCCGAGGGCAATGTCGCCGCCGCCCCGATCTTCCAGGAGTGGCTGGCCCCGTTCAACGCCATGGGTGCCACGACGGTGTCGATGCGGACCTCGGGCAGCACCGACCACGTCTATATGCAGACGGTCGGTGTCCCGGGCTTCCAGTTCATCCAGGACCCGCTCGACTACGGTGCCCGTCTGCACCACACCTCGATCGACAGCTATGACCACATGCGCGCCGAGGACCTGCGTCAGGCCGCCGTCATCATGGCCGCCTTCCTGCTGAACGCCGCCAACAGCGACGAGCCCCTGCCGCGGATGCCGGTTCCCAGCCGGCCGTCGCCGACGGATCCGTTCGCCTTCCCCGCCAACTAA
- the tsf gene encoding translation elongation factor Ts, protein MAEITAALVMELRAKSGVGMMDCKKALQETDGDINAAIDWLRAKGLSKAAKKADRVAAEGLVAVASKEVGAGEVGAAIEFNAETDFVARNDLFQNAAKAFAQLGLEHATLEGLHGAELEAGKTVQDEVTQLIATVGENMQLRRAARLSVDEGVVASYVHNAVSPGLGRIGVLVALHGGGDKAALRELGRKIAMHVAATAPLSLNTDDLDPAAIEKERQVLTEKAKEEGKPEAMIAKIVEGQINKFQKDVVLIKQPFVMNPDVTIEQLVADAGKELGAPGLHLAGFVRLALGEGVEKVEGPDFATEVAQMSGGQ, encoded by the coding sequence ATGGCCGAGATCACAGCCGCCCTCGTGATGGAACTGCGCGCCAAGTCCGGCGTCGGCATGATGGACTGCAAGAAGGCGCTCCAGGAAACCGACGGCGACATCAACGCCGCGATCGACTGGCTGCGCGCCAAGGGCCTGTCCAAGGCCGCCAAGAAGGCCGACCGCGTCGCCGCGGAAGGCCTGGTCGCCGTGGCCTCCAAGGAAGTCGGAGCCGGTGAAGTCGGTGCCGCCATCGAGTTCAACGCCGAGACCGACTTCGTCGCCCGCAACGACCTGTTCCAGAACGCCGCCAAGGCCTTCGCCCAGCTGGGTCTCGAGCACGCCACGCTCGAGGGTCTGCACGGCGCCGAGCTGGAAGCCGGCAAGACGGTCCAGGACGAAGTGACCCAGCTGATCGCCACCGTCGGCGAGAACATGCAGCTGCGCCGCGCCGCCCGTCTGTCCGTCGATGAAGGCGTCGTCGCCTCCTACGTCCACAATGCCGTCTCGCCGGGCCTCGGCCGTATCGGCGTGCTGGTCGCCCTGCACGGCGGCGGCGACAAGGCTGCCCTGCGCGAACTGGGCCGCAAGATCGCCATGCACGTGGCGGCCACGGCTCCGCTTTCGCTGAACACGGACGATCTGGACCCGGCCGCGATCGAGAAGGAACGTCAGGTCCTGACCGAAAAGGCCAAGGAAGAAGGCAAGCCGGAAGCCATGATCGCCAAGATCGTGGAAGGCCAGATCAACAAGTTCCAGAAGGACGTCGTGCTGATCAAACAGCCCTTCGTCATGAACCCGGACGTGACCATCGAACAGCTGGTCGCTGACGCGGGCAAGGAACTGGGCGCGCCCGGCCTGCACCTCGCCGGCTTCGTCCGCCTCGCCCTCGGCGAAGGCGTCGAGAAGGTCGAAGGCCCGGACTTCGCCACCGAAGTCGCCCAGATGTCCGGCGGCCAGTAA
- the rpsB gene encoding 30S ribosomal protein S2 — protein MALPEFSMRSLLEAGAHFGHQTHRWNPKMERYIFGSRSNIHIIDLSQSIPLLHQALVAVREVAAKGGRVLFVGTKRQASDPVAEAAKRCAQYYMNNRWLGGTLTNWRTVSGSIARLRELDALLESGGEGRVKKELLNLQRERDKLELSLGGIKDMGSIPDIIFVIDTNKEAIAILEARKLNIPIIAILDTNSDPDGITYPIPGNDDAARAIQTYCDLIADAVLDGLAAGQSAAGVDLGAAVNPDEPMLREAKAPKAAKVEAEVAPAVAEAVAEEMIAAAEPAVADEAAQAATSEANDAVETEEAAV, from the coding sequence ATGGCTCTGCCAGAATTCTCCATGCGTTCGCTGCTCGAAGCCGGCGCGCACTTCGGCCACCAGACGCACCGGTGGAATCCGAAGATGGAGCGCTACATCTTCGGTTCGCGCTCGAACATCCACATCATCGACCTGTCGCAGTCGATCCCGCTGCTGCACCAGGCGCTGGTCGCCGTGCGCGAGGTTGCCGCCAAGGGCGGTCGCGTCCTGTTCGTCGGCACCAAGCGCCAGGCGTCGGATCCGGTGGCTGAAGCCGCCAAGCGCTGCGCCCAGTACTATATGAACAACCGCTGGCTCGGCGGCACCCTGACCAACTGGCGTACCGTGTCGGGCTCGATCGCCCGCCTGCGCGAGCTGGACGCCCTGCTGGAGTCGGGCGGCGAAGGCCGGGTCAAGAAGGAACTGCTGAACCTGCAGCGCGAGCGCGACAAGCTCGAGCTGTCGCTCGGCGGCATCAAGGACATGGGTTCGATCCCGGACATCATCTTCGTGATCGACACCAACAAGGAAGCGATCGCGATCCTCGAAGCCCGCAAGCTGAACATCCCGATCATCGCCATTCTCGACACCAACTCGGACCCGGACGGCATCACCTATCCGATCCCGGGCAACGATGACGCCGCCCGCGCCATCCAGACCTACTGCGACCTGATCGCCGACGCCGTCCTCGACGGCCTGGCCGCCGGCCAGTCGGCCGCCGGTGTCGACCTGGGTGCCGCGGTGAACCCGGACGAGCCGATGCTGCGCGAAGCCAAGGCTCCGAAGGCCGCCAAGGTCGAAGCCGAAGTGGCTCCGGCCGTGGCTGAAGCCGTCGCCGAGGAAATGATCGCCGCCGCCGAGCCGGCCGTTGCCGACGAAGCCGCCCAGGCTGCGACCTCGGAAGCCAACGACGCCGTCGAAACCGAGGAAGCCGCGGTCTAA